The following coding sequences are from one Manis pentadactyla isolate mManPen7 chromosome 13, mManPen7.hap1, whole genome shotgun sequence window:
- the LOC118921383 gene encoding olfactory receptor 2T33-like: protein MEKANGTAGVNFILLGLFNHTPAHRFLFSLVLMIFLSSLLGNGLMILLILRDPGLHTPMYFLLSQLSLMDLMLAATTVPKMAASYLLGTRSISPAGCGAQIFLFLTLGGGECFLLAAMAYDRYVAICHPLRYAVLMNQRLCLHMSTGSWLLGAADGLMQAAATLSFPYCRSREINHFFCEAPSLVRLACADTVVFEFFMYVCCVLMLLIPLSLILASYSLILAAVLLMKSNAARRKAFATCSSHLAVVGLFFGTIMFTYMRPKSHHSVAHDKVVSAFYTIFTPVLNPLIYSVRNKDVKGALRKWMEKYVM, encoded by the coding sequence ATGGAAAAAGCAAACGGCACCGCAGGGGTGAACTTCATTCTTCTAGGGCTCTTCAACCACACGCCGGCCCACCGGTTCCTCTTCTCCTTGGTGCTCATGATCTTCCTCAGCTCCCTGCTGGGCAACGGCCTCATGATCCTGCTCATCCTCCGGGACCCCGGGctgcacacccccatgtacttcctgCTGAGCCAGCTCTCCCTCATGGACCTGATGCTGGCGGCCACCACTGTGCCGAAGATGGCAGCCAGCTACCTGCTGGGCACCAGGTCCATCTCTCCCGCTGGCTGCGGAGCCCAGATCTTCCTGTTTCTCACTCTGGGAGGGGGAGAGTGCTTCCTCTTAGCagccatggcctatgaccgctacgtggccatctgtcACCCCCTGCGCTACGCGGTCCTCATGAATCAGAGGCTCTGCTTGCACATGAGCACAGGCTCCTGGCTTCTGGGAGCCGCAGACGGGCTGATGCAGGCCGCGGCCACCCTCAGCTTCCCTTACTGCCGCTCCCGGGAAATCAACCACTTCTTCTGTGAGGCACCATCTCTCGTGCGCCTTGCCTGCGCTGACACCGTGGTTTTTGAGTTCTTCATGTATGTGTGCTGCGTCCTGATGCTCttgatccctctgtctctcattTTGGCCTCCTACAGTCTCATCCTGGCTGCTGTGTTGCTCATGAAGTCAAACGCAGCCCGGAGGAAGGCCTTTGCCACCTGCTCCTCTCACCTGGCCGTTGTGGGGCTCTTCTTTGGCACCATCATGTTCACCTACATGCGGCCCAAATCCCACCATTCAGTGGCCCACGACAAGGTTGTATCTGCTTTCTACACCATCTTCACGCCTGTGCTGAACCCTCTTATTTACAGTGTGAGGAATAAGGATGTCAAGGGGGCTCTGAGAAAGTGGATGGAGAAATATGTTATGTGA